A single window of bacterium DNA harbors:
- a CDS encoding Gfo/Idh/MocA family oxidoreductase → MNTDRRQFLKTAGAAGAGLTALGLTGKKNGHQSGEPERFAETKKSTEETHQQIFNMCGYAAPKLESVRIGLIGVGSRGLAAVGRLRLIEGVEIRVLCDKYQDRVDLGQKSLAAAGLPRAAEYAGSEEIWQELTQSSDLDLVYICTPRGMHANMAISAMEAGKHAATEMPALSTLEEGWKLVETSERTKKHCMMLENCCYDFFELLVLNMVRQGLFGDIIHVEGGYIHDQLEMNFNLPRSTGMWRLRESQRRNANLYPTHGLGPLCQVLNINRGDRMTFMTSMSSNDFMMGKKAAEMAKQDDFYKQFDTHSYRGNMNSSLIRTEKGKTILLQYDITSPRPYSRLQLVSGTKGMSQKYPEPPRIALGDRWVSEDKMKELWEKYTPEIVRRVGELAKTIGGHGGMDFIMDWRLIDCLRNGLPLEQDVYDAAAWSAIVPLSEWSVANGSFPITVPDFTCGSYKTNAPLDLSLSSGGNTLVRPIPAAG, encoded by the coding sequence ATGAACACAGACCGTAGACAATTTCTTAAAACAGCAGGGGCGGCAGGCGCCGGATTGACGGCATTAGGACTGACGGGCAAAAAGAACGGACACCAATCCGGAGAACCGGAACGGTTCGCTGAAACCAAAAAGTCAACGGAAGAAACGCATCAGCAGATTTTCAACATGTGCGGGTACGCGGCGCCCAAACTTGAATCCGTCCGCATCGGTCTGATCGGCGTCGGCAGCCGCGGACTTGCTGCCGTGGGCCGGCTCAGGCTCATAGAGGGCGTCGAGATCAGAGTTCTTTGCGATAAATACCAGGATCGCGTCGATCTGGGACAGAAAAGCCTGGCCGCCGCCGGTCTGCCGCGCGCCGCAGAGTATGCTGGGAGCGAGGAGATCTGGCAAGAGTTGACCCAGAGCAGCGATCTTGACCTTGTGTATATCTGCACCCCCCGCGGCATGCACGCCAACATGGCGATTTCAGCCATGGAGGCGGGCAAACACGCGGCTACGGAGATGCCGGCTCTTTCCACTCTCGAGGAAGGCTGGAAGTTGGTCGAAACTTCCGAAAGAACGAAGAAGCACTGCATGATGTTGGAAAACTGCTGCTATGACTTTTTTGAATTGCTGGTGCTCAACATGGTGCGGCAGGGGCTTTTCGGCGATATCATTCATGTGGAGGGCGGCTATATCCACGATCAGCTGGAGATGAACTTTAACCTGCCAAGAAGCACCGGCATGTGGCGTCTGCGGGAGAGCCAGCGCCGAAATGCGAACCTCTATCCCACCCATGGGCTCGGTCCGCTCTGCCAGGTACTCAATATCAACCGCGGCGACCGGATGACCTTTATGACCTCAATGTCCTCCAATGATTTTATGATGGGAAAAAAAGCAGCCGAGATGGCGAAACAGGATGACTTTTACAAACAGTTTGACACTCACTCGTACCGCGGCAACATGAACAGTTCGCTGATCAGGACGGAAAAAGGCAAAACCATCCTGCTTCAGTACGATATCACCAGTCCCCGGCCCTACTCGCGGCTGCAGCTGGTGAGCGGGACCAAGGGAATGTCGCAGAAATATCCTGAACCGCCGCGCATCGCTCTGGGGGATCGTTGGGTCAGCGAGGATAAAATGAAGGAGCTGTGGGAAAAATACACCCCGGAGATCGTCAGACGGGTGGGCGAACTTGCCAAAACGATCGGTGGACACGGCGGCATGGACTTTATCATGGATTGGCGTCTCATCGACTGCCTCAGGAATGGACTTCCGCTGGAGCAGGACGTGTATGACGCCGCCGCCTGGAGCGCCATCGTTCCACTGAGCGAATGGTCTGTCGCGAACGGATCTTTTCCCATCACCGTGCCTGATTTCACCTGCGGATCGTATAAAACGAATGCGCCGCTGGATCTTTCGTTGTCCAGTGGGGGAAACACGCTGGTTCGCCCGATACCGGCAGCCGGTTGA